Proteins encoded together in one Staphylococcus aureus window:
- the mnmA gene encoding tRNA 2-thiouridine(34) synthase MnmA: protein MSNKDIRVVVGMSGGVDSSVTAHVLKEQGYDVIGIFMKNWDDTDENGVCTATEDYNDVIEVCNQIGIPYYAVNFEKEYWDKVFTYFLDEYKKGRTPNPDVMCNKEIKFKAFLDHAMNLGADYVATGHYARIHRHEDGHVEMLRGVDNNKDQTYFLNQLSQQQLSKVMFPIGDIEKSEVRRIAEEQGLVTAKKKDSTGICFIGEKNFKTFLSQYLPAQPGDMITLDGKKMGKHSGLMYYTIGQRHGLGIGGDGDPWFVVGKNLKDNVLYVEQGFHHDALYSDYLIASDYSFVNPEDNDLDQGFECTAKFRYRQKDTKVFVKRENDHALRVTFAEPVRAITPGQAVVFYQGDVCLGGATIDDVFKNEGQLNYVV from the coding sequence TTGTCAAATAAAGATATACGTGTTGTCGTTGGTATGTCAGGCGGTGTAGATAGTTCTGTAACAGCCCACGTCTTAAAAGAACAAGGTTATGATGTCATTGGCATATTTATGAAAAACTGGGATGACACTGACGAAAATGGCGTATGTACTGCAACTGAAGATTACAACGATGTTATTGAAGTGTGTAATCAAATTGGCATTCCGTATTACGCTGTTAATTTTGAAAAAGAATATTGGGATAAAGTCTTTACGTATTTCTTAGATGAATACAAAAAAGGTCGTACTCCAAATCCAGACGTTATGTGTAATAAAGAAATTAAGTTTAAAGCCTTTTTAGATCATGCGATGAATTTAGGTGCAGATTATGTAGCAACAGGACATTACGCACGCATACATCGTCATGAAGATGGTCATGTTGAAATGTTACGTGGTGTAGATAATAATAAAGATCAAACATACTTCTTGAATCAATTATCTCAACAACAACTTTCAAAAGTGATGTTCCCAATTGGCGACATCGAAAAGAGTGAAGTGCGTCGAATTGCTGAAGAACAAGGACTTGTTACTGCTAAGAAAAAAGATTCTACAGGCATTTGTTTTATCGGCGAAAAAAACTTTAAAACATTTTTATCACAATATTTACCTGCACAACCGGGTGATATGATAACACTTGATGGTAAGAAAATGGGTAAACATAGTGGTTTGATGTATTACACAATAGGACAAAGACATGGATTAGGTATAGGTGGAGATGGCGATCCTTGGTTTGTTGTCGGTAAAAACCTAAAAGATAATGTTTTATATGTAGAACAAGGATTCCATCACGATGCATTATACAGTGATTACTTAATTGCTTCAGACTATTCATTTGTAAATCCAGAAGATAATGACTTAGATCAAGGTTTTGAATGTACAGCTAAATTTAGATATCGCCAAAAAGATACGAAAGTTTTTGTGAAACGTGAAAACGACCATGCACTACGTGTTACTTTTGCTGAGCCAGTAAGAGCAATCACACCTGGACAAGCAGTTGTTTTTTATCAAGGTGATGTGTGTCTTGGTGGTGCAACAATTGACGATGTGTTCAAAAATGAAGGTCAATTAAATTATGTTGTATAA
- a CDS encoding cysteine desulfurase family protein encodes MEIYADYAATTPVKPEVVDAMMTIYNSHYGNPSSIHAKGRDARKYLDESRRQIAQLLGADTHEIIFTSGATESNNTAIKGIVKANEQLGNHIITSKIEHHSVLHVFEQLEREGFDVTYLDVDDTGAIDLDQLEETITDKTILVSIMFVNNEVGTVQQIYDIQDIIAETNAYFHVDAVQAIGHLDVKFDEFEIDAMSITAHKFGGPKGVGALLVKDHVTLDYPQLGGEQELKRRAGTENLAQIVGMAKALQLAEKNRDDNNIHLMNLKEQFLVKLQERAIPFELNGSMTDATGHIVNLYFPFVEVETMLTLLDMAQIYVSSGSACTAGSTQPSHVLDAMFEDEERSNHSIRFSFNELTTENEINAIVAEIHKIYFKFKEES; translated from the coding sequence ATGGAAATTTATGCAGATTATGCTGCGACCACACCAGTAAAACCTGAAGTAGTAGATGCGATGATGACGATTTACAATTCGCATTATGGTAATCCATCATCAATACATGCTAAGGGAAGAGATGCGCGTAAATATTTAGATGAGTCAAGACGTCAAATTGCACAATTACTTGGTGCAGATACACATGAAATTATATTTACGAGTGGCGCAACAGAATCGAATAATACGGCAATTAAAGGCATAGTAAAAGCAAATGAACAATTGGGTAATCACATTATCACATCGAAGATTGAACATCATTCTGTGTTACATGTTTTTGAACAATTAGAGCGAGAAGGTTTTGATGTAACATATCTAGATGTTGATGATACAGGTGCTATTGATTTAGATCAACTTGAAGAAACAATTACAGATAAGACGATTTTAGTATCTATTATGTTTGTAAATAATGAAGTTGGCACAGTGCAACAAATTTATGATATTCAAGATATTATTGCTGAGACAAATGCATATTTCCATGTTGATGCGGTTCAAGCAATTGGACATCTTGATGTTAAGTTTGACGAATTTGAGATCGACGCAATGAGTATTACTGCTCATAAGTTTGGCGGACCAAAAGGTGTCGGTGCATTACTAGTTAAAGACCATGTTACACTAGATTATCCTCAACTTGGCGGTGAACAAGAATTGAAACGCCGTGCAGGCACTGAAAATCTTGCGCAAATTGTTGGGATGGCTAAAGCATTACAATTAGCAGAAAAGAATCGAGACGATAACAATATTCATTTAATGAATTTAAAAGAACAATTTTTAGTTAAATTACAAGAAAGAGCGATTCCATTTGAATTAAATGGTTCAATGACGGATGCTACAGGCCATATTGTAAATCTATATTTTCCGTTTGTTGAAGTTGAAACGATGTTAACATTGTTGGATATGGCACAAATCTATGTGTCGTCTGGATCTGCATGTACAGCAGGCTCTACACAACCGTCGCATGTTTTAGATGCAATGTTCGAAGATGAGGAGCGATCAAATCATTCGATTCGATTTAGTTTTAACGAATTGACTACTGAAAATGAAATTAATGCAATTGTAGCTGAAATTCATAAAATATATTTTAAATTTAAGGAGGAGTCATAA
- a CDS encoding LLM class flavin-dependent oxidoreductase, giving the protein MAIKYSALNLVPIREGEDEQTAINDMVNLAQHLDELSYERYWIAEHHNAPNLVSSATALLIQHTLEHTKHIRVGSGGIMLPNHAPLIVAEQFGTMATLFPNRVDLGLGRAPGTDMMTASALRRDQHDGVYKFPEEVSLLQQYFGPAHQQAYVRAYPAVGKNVPLYILGSSTDSAHLAARKGLPYVFAGHFAPQQMKEAIEIYKTLFEPSDVLDEPYVIVCLNTIVAENDDEAQYLASSMAQVMVSITRGRMQPVQPPTHELQNILTPREYAMAMERQKISLIGSENTVQQKIQDFMETYGEVNEIMAISYIYDKDMQLDSYRRFKNVINQINEKNTL; this is encoded by the coding sequence ATGGCGATTAAATATTCAGCATTAAACCTTGTCCCTATTCGAGAAGGTGAAGATGAACAAACAGCAATTAATGATATGGTTAATCTCGCACAACATTTAGACGAATTATCATATGAAAGATATTGGATTGCTGAACACCATAACGCTCCCAACCTAGTAAGTTCAGCAACTGCTTTATTAATTCAACATACGTTAGAACATACGAAACACATACGTGTAGGTTCTGGAGGCATCATGTTACCTAATCATGCTCCATTAATCGTTGCGGAACAATTTGGCACGATGGCAACATTATTTCCAAATCGTGTCGATTTAGGATTAGGACGTGCACCTGGAACAGATATGATGACCGCAAGTGCATTAAGACGAGATCAACATGATGGTGTTTATAAATTTCCAGAAGAGGTTTCATTATTACAACAATATTTCGGCCCTGCTCACCAACAAGCATATGTTCGTGCTTATCCAGCAGTAGGTAAAAATGTGCCTTTATACATTCTTGGTTCTTCAACAGATTCTGCACATTTAGCTGCTCGCAAAGGGCTTCCATATGTGTTCGCTGGACATTTTGCACCTCAACAAATGAAAGAAGCTATCGAAATTTACAAAACGTTATTTGAACCTTCTGATGTATTAGACGAACCTTATGTTATTGTATGTTTAAATACAATCGTTGCTGAAAATGATGACGAAGCACAATATTTAGCTTCATCTATGGCACAAGTAATGGTTAGTATCACTCGTGGCAGAATGCAGCCCGTTCAACCGCCAACACATGAACTACAAAATATATTAACGCCGAGAGAATACGCGATGGCTATGGAAAGACAGAAAATATCATTAATAGGTTCAGAAAATACTGTTCAACAAAAAATTCAAGATTTTATGGAAACTTATGGTGAAGTCAACGAAATTATGGCAATAAGTTATATTTATGATAAAGATATGCAATTAGACTCTTATCGTCGGTTCAAGAATGTTATAAATCAGATAAATGAAAAAAACACTTTATAA
- a CDS encoding SAS049 family protein, producing the protein MSFMDKAKDAVEKFKNSDNEQVKNVKDKINEYTGSNNEEKKENEDKEK; encoded by the coding sequence ATGAGTTTTATGGATAAAGCTAAAGACGCAGTAGAAAAATTTAAAAATAGCGATAATGAACAAGTTAAAAATGTAAAAGATAAGATAAATGAATATACAGGATCGAATAACGAAGAGAAAAAAGAAAATGAAGATAAAGAGAAATAA
- a CDS encoding CsbD family protein, which translates to MADESKFDQFKGNVKETVGNVTDNKELEKEGQQDKATGKAKEVVENAKNKITDAIDKLKK; encoded by the coding sequence ATGGCAGACGAAAGTAAGTTCGATCAATTTAAAGGAAATGTTAAAGAAACAGTAGGTAACGTTACTGATAACAAAGAATTAGAAAAAGAAGGTCAGCAAGATAAAGCGACTGGTAAAGCAAAAGAAGTTGTTGAAAATGCTAAAAACAAAATAACTGATGCAATTGATAAACTTAAAAAATAA
- the cymR gene encoding cysteine metabolism transcriptional regulator CymR, translating to MKISTKGRYGLTLMISLAKKEGQGCISLKSIAEENNLSDLYLEQLVGPLRNAGLIRSVRGAKGGYQLRVPAEEISAGDIIRLLEGPITFVESIESEPPAQKQLWIRMRDAVRDVLDNTTLKYLAEYVDTSEDLDGYMFYI from the coding sequence ATGAAAATTTCTACTAAAGGGAGATATGGACTTACATTGATGATTTCTCTTGCTAAAAAAGAGGGGCAAGGATGTATATCATTAAAGTCAATTGCTGAAGAAAATAATTTGAGTGATTTATATTTAGAACAGCTTGTAGGTCCTTTAAGAAATGCGGGGTTAATTCGAAGTGTACGCGGTGCTAAAGGTGGATACCAATTAAGAGTGCCAGCGGAAGAAATCTCAGCAGGGGATATTATAAGACTGTTAGAAGGTCCAATTACATTTGTTGAAAGTATTGAATCAGAACCACCTGCGCAAAAACAACTATGGATTCGCATGAGAGATGCAGTGAGAGATGTTTTAGATAATACAACATTGAAATATTTAGCGGAATATGTAGATACAAGTGAAGATTTAGACGGATACATGTTTTATATTTAA
- a CDS encoding replication-associated recombination protein A, with product MSTEPLASRMRPKNIDEIISQQHLVGPRGIIRRMVDTKKLTSMIFYGPPGIGKTSIAKAISGSTQYKFRQLNAVTNTKKDMQLVVEEAKMSGQVILLLDEIHRLDKAKQDFLLPHLENGKIVLIGATTSNPYHAINPAIRSRAQIFELYPLNDEDVRQALTRAIEDDENGLKTYQPKIDEDAMTYFSTQSQGDVRSALNALELAVLSADNDKDGYRHVTLQDAKDCLQKGAFVSDKDGDMHYDVMSAFQKSIRGSDVNAALHYLARLIEAGDLPTIVRRLLVISYEDIGLASPNAGQRTLAAIESAERLGLPEARIPLSQAVIELCLSPKSNSAMSAIDSALSDIRNGHVGQIPNHLKDGHYQGAKDLGRSIGYKYPHQYVNGYVSQQYLPDKLKNKIYYEPKTTSKSEQQLKEIYNNLLKQRP from the coding sequence GTGAGTACAGAACCATTAGCATCGAGAATGCGCCCAAAAAATATAGATGAAATCATTTCCCAACAACATTTAGTTGGACCAAGAGGCATTATCAGAAGAATGGTTGATACAAAAAAATTAACTTCAATGATTTTTTATGGTCCACCTGGTATAGGCAAAACAAGTATTGCCAAAGCAATTTCGGGCAGTACGCAATATAAATTCAGACAATTGAATGCTGTAACTAACACTAAAAAAGATATGCAACTTGTTGTTGAAGAAGCTAAAATGTCTGGTCAAGTTATCTTGTTATTAGATGAAATACATCGACTAGATAAAGCTAAACAAGACTTTTTATTACCTCATTTAGAAAATGGCAAAATCGTCTTGATCGGTGCTACAACTTCAAATCCTTATCATGCTATCAATCCAGCGATTCGTTCAAGAGCGCAAATTTTCGAGTTATATCCTTTAAATGACGAAGATGTGCGCCAAGCGTTAACTCGTGCAATAGAAGATGATGAGAATGGTTTGAAAACATATCAACCCAAAATTGATGAAGATGCCATGACCTACTTTTCTACACAAAGCCAAGGTGATGTTCGTAGTGCGTTAAATGCATTGGAATTAGCTGTATTAAGCGCAGATAATGACAAAGACGGTTATCGACATGTTACATTGCAAGATGCTAAAGACTGTTTACAAAAAGGTGCATTTGTAAGTGACAAGGATGGTGACATGCATTACGATGTTATGAGCGCTTTCCAAAAATCTATCCGTGGTAGCGACGTCAATGCCGCTTTACATTATTTAGCACGATTAATTGAAGCTGGAGATTTACCTACAATAGTTCGACGATTACTTGTAATTAGCTATGAGGATATAGGCTTAGCCTCACCTAATGCTGGTCAGAGAACACTTGCTGCTATTGAATCAGCAGAACGTCTAGGTTTACCAGAAGCTAGAATTCCACTAAGCCAAGCAGTAATCGAACTATGCTTATCACCTAAGTCAAATTCAGCAATGAGTGCCATTGATAGTGCATTGTCCGATATTAGAAACGGTCATGTGGGCCAAATTCCAAACCATTTAAAAGATGGACATTATCAAGGTGCTAAAGATCTAGGCCGATCTATTGGTTACAAATATCCACACCAATATGTTAATGGCTATGTTTCACAGCAATATTTACCTGATAAACTAAAAAACAAAATTTATTACGAACCAAAAACGACATCTAAAAGTGAACAACAACTCAAAGAAATATATAACAACTTACTTAAACAAAGGCCGTAA
- a CDS encoding ThiF family adenylyltransferase, translating to MKHQFSRNELAIGQQGLDLLKQQTVVILGVGGVGSFAAEALARTNIGHIILIDKDDVDITNVNRQLHALTTTVGQSKVSLMEERIKLINPDCKVTPLHMFYTEETYEEIFDNYDIDYFVDASDTIMYKVHLMKECLDRGIKVISSMGAANKTDPTRFTISDISKTHTDPMAKIIRQKLKKLGIRKGIPVVFSDESPIVIREDVKDIVGDKNAINRKGQMPPSSNAFVPSVVGLICASYVVNDVLKDIPVRRIKDKGQ from the coding sequence ATGAAACATCAATTTTCAAGAAATGAACTAGCGATTGGACAACAAGGTTTAGATTTATTGAAGCAACAAACTGTTGTCATACTTGGCGTTGGAGGTGTTGGTTCATTTGCTGCTGAAGCATTAGCAAGAACGAATATTGGTCATATTATATTAATAGATAAAGATGATGTTGATATTACAAATGTAAACAGACAATTACACGCTTTAACTACAACGGTAGGACAAAGTAAAGTTTCTTTGATGGAAGAACGTATTAAATTAATTAATCCAGATTGTAAAGTCACGCCCTTACATATGTTTTATACAGAAGAGACATATGAAGAAATTTTCGATAACTACGATATAGATTATTTTGTAGATGCAAGTGATACAATAATGTACAAAGTACACTTAATGAAAGAGTGTCTTGACCGAGGGATTAAAGTGATTTCCAGTATGGGTGCTGCAAATAAAACAGATCCAACACGTTTTACAATTTCAGATATCTCTAAAACACATACCGATCCAATGGCCAAAATTATTCGTCAAAAATTGAAAAAACTAGGAATTCGTAAAGGGATTCCAGTTGTATTTTCAGATGAAAGTCCAATTGTCATAAGAGAAGATGTAAAAGATATAGTTGGAGATAAAAATGCTATCAATCGAAAAGGACAAATGCCACCTTCTTCAAATGCCTTTGTGCCAAGTGTTGTTGGATTAATTTGTGCAAGTTATGTGGTGAATGACGTATTAAAAGATATTCCAGTTCGTCGCATTAAAGACAAAGGGCAATAA
- the aspS gene encoding aspartate--tRNA ligase, whose protein sequence is MSKRTTYCGLVTEAFLGQEITLKGWVNNRRDLGGLIFVDLRDREGIVQVVFNPAFSEEALKIAETVRSEYVVEVQGTVTKRDPETVNPKIKTGQVEVQVTNIKVINKSETPPFSINEENVNVDENIRLKYRYLDLRRQELAQTFKMRHQITRSIRQYLDDEGFFDIETPVLTKSTPEGARDYLVPSRVHDGEFYALPQSPQLFKQLLMISGFDKYYQIVKCFRDEDLRADRQPEFTQVDIEMSFVDQEDVMQMGEEMLKKVVKEVKGVEINGAFPRMTYKEAMRRYGSDKPDTRFEMELIDVSQLGRDMDFKVFKDTVENDGEIKAIVAKGAAEQYTRKDMDALTEFVNIYGAKGLAWVKVVEDGLTGPIGRFFETENVETLLTLTGAEAGDLVMFVADKPNVVAQSLGALRVKLAKELGLIDETKLNFLWVTDWPLLEYDEDAKRYVAAHHPFTSPKEADIAKLGTAPEEAEANAYDIVLNGYELGGGSIRIHDGELQEKMFEVLGFTKEQAQEQFGFLLDAFKYGAPPHGGIALGLDRLVMLLTNRTNLRDTIAFPKTASATCLLTNAPSEVSDKQLEELSLRIRH, encoded by the coding sequence ATGAGTAAGAGAACAACTTATTGTGGATTAGTTACTGAGGCATTTTTAGGACAAGAAATTACATTAAAAGGATGGGTTAACAATCGTCGTGACCTTGGTGGATTGATTTTCGTTGATTTAAGAGATAGAGAAGGAATTGTACAAGTCGTGTTTAATCCTGCATTTTCAGAAGAGGCATTGAAAATTGCTGAAACAGTACGTTCTGAATATGTTGTAGAAGTTCAAGGTACAGTTACGAAGCGTGACCCTGAAACAGTTAATCCTAAAATTAAAACTGGCCAAGTTGAAGTACAAGTTACAAATATTAAAGTGATTAATAAATCTGAGACACCACCATTTTCTATAAATGAAGAAAATGTTAACGTTGATGAAAATATTCGATTAAAATACCGTTATTTAGATTTACGTCGTCAAGAGTTAGCGCAAACATTTAAAATGAGACATCAAATTACACGTTCTATTCGTCAATATTTGGATGATGAAGGGTTCTTTGACATCGAAACACCAGTACTAACGAAGTCAACACCTGAGGGTGCACGTGACTATTTAGTACCATCTCGTGTTCATGATGGTGAATTTTATGCATTACCACAATCACCACAATTATTTAAGCAATTATTGATGATTAGTGGATTTGACAAATACTACCAAATCGTAAAATGCTTCCGTGACGAAGATTTACGTGCAGATCGTCAACCTGAATTTACACAAGTCGATATTGAAATGAGTTTTGTAGACCAAGAAGATGTGATGCAAATGGGTGAAGAAATGCTTAAAAAAGTTGTTAAAGAAGTTAAAGGCGTTGAAATTAATGGCGCTTTCCCACGCATGACATATAAAGAAGCGATGCGTCGCTATGGTTCTGATAAACCAGATACACGTTTTGAAATGGAATTAATTGACGTTTCTCAATTAGGACGTGATATGGACTTTAAAGTATTTAAAGATACTGTTGAAAATGATGGTGAAATTAAAGCAATTGTCGCTAAAGGTGCAGCTGAACAATATACTCGTAAAGATATGGATGCTTTAACAGAATTTGTAAACATCTATGGTGCTAAAGGATTAGCGTGGGTTAAAGTTGTGGAAGATGGTTTGACAGGTCCAATTGGACGTTTCTTTGAAACAGAAAATGTTGAAACATTACTTACATTAACTGGTGCTGAAGCTGGTGACTTAGTAATGTTTGTTGCAGACAAACCAAATGTCGTTGCACAAAGTTTAGGTGCATTACGTGTCAAATTAGCTAAAGAATTAGGTTTAATCGATGAAACAAAATTAAACTTCTTATGGGTGACAGATTGGCCATTATTAGAATATGATGAAGATGCGAAACGTTACGTTGCAGCACATCATCCATTTACATCTCCAAAAGAAGCTGATATTGCTAAGCTTGGCACTGCGCCAGAAGAAGCTGAGGCAAATGCTTATGACATAGTATTAAATGGTTATGAATTAGGTGGCGGTTCAATCAGAATTCATGATGGTGAGTTACAAGAAAAAATGTTCGAAGTTCTTGGATTTACTAAAGAACAAGCACAAGAACAGTTCGGCTTCTTACTAGATGCATTTAAATATGGTGCACCACCACATGGCGGTATTGCATTAGGATTAGACCGATTAGTCATGTTATTGACTAATAGAACAAACTTGAGAGATACAATCGCATTCCCTAAAACAGCATCTGCTACATGTTTATTAACGAATGCGCCTAGTGAAGTTTCTGATAAACAATTAGAAGAACTTTCTTTGCGAATTCGTCACTAA